In Serratia sp. FDAARGOS_506, a genomic segment contains:
- the hfq gene encoding RNA chaperone Hfq: MAKGQSLQDPFLNALRRERVPVSIYLVNGIKLQGQIESFDQFVILLKNTVSQMVYKHAISTVVPSRPVSHHSNNPSGGSSNYHHGNNPSAQQQPQQESDDAE; encoded by the coding sequence ATGGCTAAGGGGCAATCTTTGCAAGATCCGTTCCTGAACGCATTGCGTCGTGAACGTGTTCCGGTTTCTATTTATTTGGTGAATGGCATTAAGCTGCAAGGCCAGATTGAGTCTTTTGACCAGTTTGTCATCCTGTTGAAGAACACGGTTAGCCAGATGGTGTACAAGCACGCTATCTCTACCGTTGTCCCGTCACGTCCGGTTTCGCATCACAGCAACAACCCGAGCGGCGGTTCAAGCAACTATCACCATGGCAACAACCCGTCTGCGCAGCAACAGCCGCAGCAGGAAAGCGATGACGCTGAATAA
- a CDS encoding adenylosuccinate synthase has translation MGKNVVVLGTQWGDEGKGKVVDLLTERAQYVVRYQGGHNAGHTLVINGEKTVLHLIPSGILRENVTSIIGNGVVLAPDALMKEMGELEARGIPVRERLLLSEACPLILPYHVALDNAREKARGAKAIGTTGRGIGPAYEDKVARRGLRVGDLFNKETFAVKLKEIVDYHNFQLVNYYKVEAVDYQATLDYVLSIADILTSMVVDVSELLDGARKRGDLIMFEGAQGTLLDIDHGTYPYVTSSNTTAGGVATGSGIGPRYVDYVLGIVKAYSTRVGAGPFPTELFDETGEYLCKQGNEFGATTGRRRRTGWLDAVAVRRAVQINSLSGFCLTKLDVLDGLKEVKICVGYRMPDGREVDTTPLAAEGWEGIEPIYETMPGWSETTFGVKEYSKLPQAALNYIKRIEEVTGVPVDIISTGPDRSETMILRDPFDA, from the coding sequence ATGGGTAAGAACGTCGTCGTACTGGGCACCCAATGGGGTGACGAAGGTAAAGGCAAGGTTGTAGACCTGCTGACTGAACGGGCTCAATATGTTGTGCGCTACCAAGGTGGCCATAACGCTGGCCACACTCTGGTAATCAACGGTGAAAAAACCGTCCTTCATTTAATTCCTTCAGGTATTCTGCGTGAAAACGTCACCAGCATCATCGGCAACGGTGTTGTTCTGGCGCCAGACGCATTGATGAAAGAAATGGGTGAACTCGAAGCGCGTGGCATCCCGGTACGCGAACGTCTGTTACTGTCCGAAGCTTGCCCGCTGATCCTGCCTTATCACGTCGCGCTGGACAACGCGCGCGAGAAAGCGCGCGGCGCGAAAGCGATCGGCACCACCGGTCGTGGTATCGGCCCGGCTTACGAAGATAAAGTGGCTCGTCGCGGTCTGCGCGTCGGCGATCTGTTCAACAAAGAAACCTTCGCTGTTAAGCTCAAAGAGATCGTCGATTACCACAACTTCCAGCTGGTCAACTACTACAAAGTTGAAGCCGTCGATTATCAGGCGACGCTGGACTACGTGCTGTCTATCGCCGACATCCTGACTTCTATGGTGGTTGACGTTTCCGAACTGCTGGACGGCGCGCGCAAGCGTGGCGACCTGATCATGTTCGAAGGCGCTCAGGGCACCCTGCTGGATATCGACCACGGTACTTATCCGTACGTTACCTCTTCTAACACCACCGCCGGCGGCGTGGCTACCGGTTCCGGCATTGGCCCACGTTATGTGGACTACGTGCTGGGCATCGTGAAAGCCTACTCCACTCGCGTGGGTGCAGGTCCGTTCCCAACCGAACTGTTCGATGAAACCGGCGAGTACCTGTGCAAGCAGGGTAACGAGTTCGGCGCCACCACCGGCCGTCGCCGCCGTACCGGCTGGCTGGACGCGGTAGCGGTGCGTCGCGCCGTACAGATCAACTCCCTGTCCGGCTTCTGCCTGACCAAGCTGGACGTCCTGGACGGCCTGAAAGAAGTGAAGATCTGCGTGGGTTACCGCATGCCGGACGGCCGCGAAGTGGATACCACTCCGCTGGCGGCTGAAGGTTGGGAAGGTATCGAACCTATCTACGAAACCATGCCGGGCTGGAGCGAAACCACCTTTGGCGTGAAAGAGTACAGCAAGCTGCCTCAGGCTGCGCTGAACTACATCAAGCGCATCGAAGAAGTGACCGGCGTACCGGTAGACATTATCTCTACCGGCCCGGATCGCAGCGAAACCATGATCCTGCGCGATCCGTTCGACGCATAA
- the nsrR gene encoding nitric oxide-sensing transcriptional repressor NsrR, whose product MQLTSFTDYGLRALIYMASLPQDKMTSISEVTEVYGVSRNHMVKIINQLSRVGFVTAVRGKHGGIRLGKPAESIRLGDVVRALEPLALVNCSSDFCHITPACRLKQVLHQGVQNFLEELDKHTLADMVEDNPPLYKLLLVE is encoded by the coding sequence GTGCAGTTAACAAGTTTTACTGATTATGGCCTACGGGCGTTGATCTACATGGCCTCGTTGCCGCAGGACAAAATGACCAGTATCTCGGAAGTAACCGAGGTTTATGGCGTGTCTCGCAACCATATGGTGAAGATCATCAATCAGTTGAGCCGGGTAGGTTTTGTCACGGCGGTGCGCGGTAAGCATGGCGGTATTCGCTTGGGCAAACCGGCCGAGAGCATTCGCCTTGGTGACGTGGTGCGGGCGCTGGAGCCGCTCGCGTTGGTTAACTGCAGCAGTGATTTTTGCCACATCACCCCTGCCTGCCGATTGAAGCAGGTGCTCCACCAGGGCGTACAGAATTTCCTTGAAGAGCTGGATAAGCATACGTTGGCCGATATGGTCGAAGACAATCCGCCGCTCTACAAGCTATTGCTTGTCGAATAA
- a CDS encoding DUF2065 domain-containing protein, whose protein sequence is MNSTIWLALGLVLVLEGLGPMLFPQAWRKMIVAMSQLPDATLRRFGGGIVVAGCVIYYMLSGRTGL, encoded by the coding sequence ATGAACTCAACGATTTGGCTGGCGCTCGGGCTGGTTCTGGTGCTGGAAGGATTAGGTCCGATGCTGTTTCCGCAGGCCTGGCGCAAAATGATTGTGGCGATGTCACAGTTGCCGGATGCGACGCTGCGGCGATTTGGCGGTGGAATAGTGGTTGCGGGCTGCGTGATCTACTACATGTTGAGCGGCCGCACGGGTCTTTAA
- the hflC gene encoding protease modulator HflC, whose amino-acid sequence MRKSFVVIVLAVLVVLYASLFVVQEGQRGIVLRFGKVLRDGENKPLVYAPGLHLKIPFIETVKNLDARIQTMDNQADRFVTSEKKDLIVDSYLKWRISDFSRYYLATGGGDVSQAEVLLKRKFSDRLRSEIGRLDVKDIVTDSRGKLMSDVRDALNTGTVGDGEEVATTEADDAIASAAARVERETTGKQPQVNPNSMAALGIEVIDVRIKQINLPAEVSDAIYQRMRAEREAVARRLRSQGQEEAEKLRASADYEVTRTLAEAERQARITRGEGDAEAAKLFANAFSQDPDFYAFIRSLRAYEASFKDNQDVLVLSPDSDFFRYMKSPDTLRK is encoded by the coding sequence ATGCGTAAGTCTTTTGTAGTTATTGTCCTCGCGGTGCTGGTGGTGCTGTACGCTTCGCTGTTCGTGGTGCAGGAAGGCCAGCGCGGCATCGTGCTGCGCTTCGGCAAGGTTCTGCGCGACGGCGAAAACAAGCCGCTGGTGTATGCGCCGGGTCTGCACCTCAAGATCCCGTTCATTGAGACCGTGAAGAACCTGGATGCGCGCATCCAGACCATGGACAACCAGGCCGATCGCTTCGTGACCAGCGAGAAGAAAGACCTGATCGTCGACTCCTATCTGAAATGGCGCATCAGCGACTTCAGCCGTTACTATCTGGCGACCGGCGGCGGCGACGTCTCCCAGGCCGAAGTGCTGCTGAAACGCAAGTTCAGCGACCGTCTGCGTTCCGAAATCGGCCGCCTGGACGTGAAAGACATCGTGACCGACTCGCGCGGCAAGCTGATGTCCGACGTGCGTGACGCGCTGAACACCGGCACCGTGGGTGACGGCGAAGAAGTGGCGACCACCGAAGCCGATGACGCTATCGCCTCTGCGGCGGCGCGCGTCGAGCGGGAAACCACCGGCAAACAGCCGCAGGTGAACCCGAACAGCATGGCGGCGCTGGGCATCGAAGTGATCGACGTGCGTATCAAGCAGATCAACCTGCCGGCGGAAGTGTCCGACGCCATCTACCAGCGTATGCGCGCCGAGCGTGAAGCGGTAGCCCGTCGTCTGCGCTCGCAGGGCCAGGAAGAAGCCGAGAAGCTGCGCGCCAGCGCGGACTACGAAGTGACCCGTACTCTGGCGGAAGCTGAGCGTCAGGCGCGTATCACCCGCGGTGAAGGCGATGCCGAAGCGGCCAAGCTGTTCGCCAACGCGTTCAGCCAGGATCCGGACTTCTATGCCTTTATCCGCAGCCTGCGTGCCTATGAAGCCAGCTTCAAGGACAACCAGGACGTGCTGGTACTGAGCCCGGACAGCGATTTCTTCCGCTACATGAAGTCGCCTGATACCCTGCGCAAGTAA
- the miaA gene encoding tRNA (adenosine(37)-N6)-dimethylallyltransferase MiaA, with protein MTETEMTPRPPAIFIMGPTASGKTALAIALRERLPVELISVDSALIYRGMDIGTAKPSAEELAQAPHRLIDIRDPSEAYSAAEFRADALKEMADITAAGRIPLLVGGTMLYFKALLEGLSPLPSADPAVRERIEQQAAEQGWEALHRQLQAIDPVAALRIHPNDPQRLSRALEVFFISGKTLTELTKISGESLPYQVHQFAIAPTSRELIHQRIELRYHQMLAAGFETEARALFARGDLHTDLPSIRCVGYRQMWSYLSGEISYDEMVYRGICATRQLAKRQMTWLRGWESVHWLDSEKPGEALDSVTQVVSA; from the coding sequence ATGACTGAAACTGAAATGACACCACGTCCCCCGGCTATTTTCATCATGGGGCCGACCGCCTCGGGCAAAACCGCGCTGGCGATCGCGCTGCGCGAACGCCTGCCGGTGGAACTGATCAGCGTCGATTCCGCGCTGATTTATCGCGGCATGGATATCGGCACCGCCAAGCCGAGCGCCGAAGAATTGGCGCAGGCGCCGCATCGGCTGATCGATATTCGCGATCCCTCCGAAGCCTACTCGGCCGCGGAGTTCCGCGCCGACGCGCTGAAGGAAATGGCTGACATCACCGCCGCCGGGCGCATTCCGCTGCTGGTCGGCGGCACCATGTTGTATTTCAAGGCGTTGCTGGAAGGATTGTCGCCGCTGCCGTCTGCCGATCCCGCGGTGCGCGAGCGCATCGAACAGCAAGCGGCTGAGCAGGGCTGGGAGGCGTTGCACCGGCAGTTGCAGGCGATCGATCCGGTCGCGGCATTGAGAATTCATCCGAATGATCCGCAGAGACTGTCCAGAGCACTGGAAGTTTTTTTTATTTCGGGTAAAACTTTAACGGAACTGACTAAAATTTCGGGTGAATCGTTACCGTATCAAGTTCACCAATTTGCGATAGCGCCGACCAGCCGTGAGTTGATTCATCAACGCATCGAGCTGCGGTACCATCAAATGTTGGCGGCGGGTTTTGAGACGGAAGCGCGTGCACTTTTCGCACGGGGTGATTTGCATACGGACTTGCCCTCCATTCGCTGTGTCGGTTACCGCCAGATGTGGTCATACTTGTCTGGTGAAATTAGTTACGATGAGATGGTTTATCGTGGTATTTGCGCAACACGTCAGTTGGCTAAACGCCAGATGACCTGGTTACGGGGTTGGGAGTCGGTCCATTGGTTGGACAGTGAAAAGCCGGGAGAGGCTTTGGACTCGGTGACACAGGTTGTTAGTGCATAG
- the amiB gene encoding N-acetylmuramoyl-L-alanine amidase AmiB, translating into MTHVLKKFAVIMLIAVLGPLGALNALAASSLSDIKVSNAQREATVSVSFNGPPDYAFFPLHGPDRVVLDVNQKGKVGGLPLNFSGQNLVKSIRSSAPKDAQSVRLVFDLTQRAKTRVSTRQNGSVHTVVFTITAEGSANTVVRKAPVQTPAPVAVNPPPRQAPVAVRDAPEPPLRKAPTGSNPFTNKQTVVAGTATEVTPRSSRVSAGSGDRVVVAIDAGHGGQDPGAIGPSGLKEKNVTIAIARRLQAMLDADPQFKPVLTRNGDYFISVMGRSDVARKQGANVLVSIHADAAPNRSASGASVWVLSNRRANSEMAGWLEQHEKQSELLGGAGDLLANSQADPYLSQAVLDLQFGHSQRVGYDVAVKVLQQLQSVGSLHKRRPEHASLGVLRSPDIPSLLVETGFISNSTEERLLGSSAYQEKIAKAIHNGLRSYFLAHPLQADPKVENRPLDVAAAVNTSTPDVRQPEPIVSSAGASRSVSGKTQIHVVKRAETLSGIADSYGTTMAALRDLNKLKKDGVWVGQRLKVPAGKTAAVTTVAKAKTPAKKPSKHKVARGDTLSSIASRYGVSVGDLKRVNNLKSDVAPLDRTLTIPQA; encoded by the coding sequence ATGACGCACGTGTTGAAAAAATTTGCGGTCATCATGCTGATCGCCGTGCTGGGGCCGCTCGGCGCGCTGAACGCGCTGGCGGCGTCCTCGCTGTCCGATATCAAAGTGTCCAACGCCCAGCGTGAGGCGACGGTATCGGTGAGCTTCAATGGCCCGCCGGACTATGCGTTTTTCCCGCTGCACGGCCCGGATCGCGTGGTGCTGGACGTTAACCAGAAGGGCAAGGTCGGCGGTCTGCCGCTCAACTTCAGCGGCCAAAACCTGGTGAAAAGTATTCGCTCCAGCGCACCGAAAGACGCTCAGAGCGTTCGCCTGGTCTTCGACCTGACCCAGCGCGCCAAAACCCGCGTTTCCACCCGTCAAAACGGCAGCGTGCATACCGTGGTGTTCACCATTACGGCCGAAGGCAGTGCCAATACCGTGGTGCGCAAAGCGCCGGTGCAAACGCCTGCGCCGGTTGCGGTCAACCCACCGCCGCGTCAGGCGCCGGTCGCGGTGCGTGACGCGCCGGAGCCGCCGCTGCGCAAAGCGCCGACGGGATCGAATCCCTTTACCAATAAACAGACCGTCGTCGCAGGCACCGCCACAGAGGTCACGCCGCGCAGCAGCCGTGTTTCCGCCGGTTCCGGCGATCGGGTGGTGGTGGCGATCGACGCCGGCCACGGCGGCCAGGATCCGGGCGCCATTGGCCCGAGCGGGCTGAAAGAAAAGAATGTCACTATCGCCATCGCGCGCCGTCTGCAGGCGATGTTGGACGCCGATCCGCAGTTCAAACCGGTGCTGACGCGTAACGGCGACTACTTCATCTCGGTGATGGGGCGTTCCGACGTCGCACGCAAACAGGGCGCCAACGTGCTGGTCTCCATCCACGCCGACGCCGCGCCAAACCGCAGCGCCAGCGGGGCTTCCGTTTGGGTGCTATCCAACCGCCGTGCCAACAGCGAAATGGCCGGCTGGCTGGAACAGCATGAGAAACAGTCTGAGCTGCTCGGCGGCGCCGGCGATCTGCTGGCCAACAGCCAGGCCGACCCTTACCTGAGCCAGGCGGTACTGGATCTGCAGTTCGGCCACTCGCAGCGCGTGGGATACGACGTGGCGGTGAAAGTGCTGCAGCAGCTGCAAAGCGTCGGATCGCTGCACAAACGCCGGCCGGAGCACGCCAGTTTGGGCGTGCTGCGTTCGCCGGATATTCCATCGCTGCTGGTGGAAACAGGATTTATCAGTAATAGCACGGAGGAGCGGCTGCTGGGCAGTAGCGCGTATCAGGAGAAGATTGCCAAGGCCATTCATAACGGCCTGCGCAGTTACTTCCTGGCGCATCCGCTGCAAGCCGACCCAAAGGTGGAAAACCGACCGCTGGACGTCGCAGCGGCGGTTAACACCTCAACACCAGACGTGCGCCAGCCTGAGCCTATCGTCAGCTCGGCCGGCGCGAGCCGCAGCGTAAGCGGCAAGACCCAGATCCACGTGGTGAAGCGGGCGGAAACGCTGTCCGGCATTGCCGACAGCTACGGCACGACCATGGCGGCGCTGCGGGATCTGAACAAACTGAAAAAAGACGGCGTGTGGGTCGGGCAACGCCTGAAGGTGCCGGCGGGGAAAACCGCCGCCGTCACCACCGTCGCCAAGGCGAAAACGCCGGCGAAGAAGCCGTCTAAACATAAAGTGGCCCGCGGGGATACGCTCTCCTCCATCGCTTCTCGCTACGGGGTCAGCGTCGGCGATCTGAAACGGGTCAATAATCTGAAGTCGGACGTCGCGCCGCTGGATCGGACGCTGACCATTCCGCAGGCCTAG
- the mutL gene encoding DNA mismatch repair endonuclease MutL: MPIQVLPPQLANQIAAGEVVERPASVVKELVENSLDAGATRIDIDIERGGAKLIRIRDNGCGIGKDDLALALARHATSKISTLDDLEAIVSLGFRGEALASISSVSRLTLTSRTAEQSEAWQAYAEGREQAVTVKPAAHPVGSTLEVLDLFYNTPARRKFMRTEKTEFGHIDEVVRRIALARFDVAINLSHNGKLIRQYRAAKEESQHERRLGSICGPAFLQHALNIDWQHGDLSIRGWVADPAGARQLGEMQYCYVNCRMMRDRLINHAIRQAYQDQLKDDQQPAYVLYLEVDPHQVDVNVHPAKHEVRFHQARLVHDFIYQAVTTVLQQAGQTPPLPLADTPDEAPAPVWQQENRVAAGGNHFSQPAPRRETPPPAGAARERAPQPGWQTTGGYQKREGELYGKLMQPAAEPQADAAPEVPSKPPLFPPAKTAAEAPLAGGLHSFGRVLMVHPPCYALLEQRQQPALINLTVAERWLRQAQLNPPAEGLRPQPLLIPVKLTLDKREAAAIARHQALLAAMGLDLQTDHGRVTLRAVPLPLRQQNLQKLIPELLGYLAEHQEMSPAVLATWLARRLGSEHEQWNTSQAIQLLTDVERLCPQLVKSPPSGLLQPVDLQAALAALKHD, translated from the coding sequence ATGCCTATCCAGGTGTTACCACCACAGCTCGCCAACCAGATCGCCGCCGGAGAGGTGGTTGAACGCCCCGCGTCGGTCGTCAAAGAGCTGGTGGAAAACAGCCTGGATGCCGGTGCGACGCGCATCGATATCGATATTGAACGTGGCGGCGCCAAGCTGATCCGCATTCGCGACAACGGCTGCGGCATCGGCAAGGACGATCTGGCACTGGCGCTGGCGCGGCACGCCACCAGTAAAATCAGCACGCTCGACGACCTGGAGGCGATCGTCAGCCTCGGTTTTCGCGGCGAAGCGCTGGCCAGTATCAGCTCGGTTTCCCGTTTGACCCTGACGTCGCGCACCGCCGAGCAGAGCGAGGCGTGGCAAGCCTATGCCGAAGGGCGCGAGCAGGCGGTCACCGTCAAACCCGCCGCGCACCCGGTCGGCAGCACGCTGGAAGTGCTTGATCTGTTTTACAACACCCCGGCGCGCCGCAAGTTCATGCGCACCGAGAAAACCGAATTCGGCCATATCGACGAAGTGGTGCGGCGCATCGCGCTGGCGCGTTTCGATGTGGCGATCAACCTCAGCCACAACGGCAAACTGATCCGCCAATACCGGGCAGCGAAAGAAGAAAGCCAGCACGAGCGCCGTTTGGGCAGCATCTGCGGCCCGGCGTTTTTGCAGCATGCGCTGAATATCGACTGGCAGCATGGCGATCTGAGCATCCGCGGTTGGGTGGCGGATCCGGCCGGGGCGCGCCAGCTGGGTGAAATGCAGTACTGCTACGTCAACTGCCGCATGATGCGCGATCGTTTGATCAACCACGCCATTCGTCAGGCCTATCAGGATCAGCTGAAAGACGATCAGCAGCCCGCTTACGTGCTGTATCTGGAAGTCGATCCGCACCAGGTGGATGTCAACGTTCATCCCGCCAAGCACGAGGTGCGTTTTCATCAGGCGCGGTTGGTGCACGATTTTATCTATCAGGCGGTAACCACCGTGCTGCAGCAGGCCGGTCAGACGCCGCCGCTGCCGCTGGCGGATACGCCTGACGAAGCGCCCGCGCCGGTCTGGCAGCAGGAAAACCGCGTCGCTGCCGGCGGCAACCATTTTTCTCAGCCTGCGCCGCGTCGCGAAACACCGCCACCGGCCGGCGCCGCCCGCGAGCGCGCACCGCAGCCGGGCTGGCAAACGACCGGTGGTTACCAGAAACGTGAAGGCGAGCTGTACGGTAAATTGATGCAGCCCGCTGCCGAGCCACAGGCCGATGCCGCGCCGGAAGTCCCGAGCAAACCGCCGTTGTTCCCACCGGCGAAAACCGCAGCGGAAGCGCCGCTGGCGGGCGGCTTGCACAGTTTTGGTCGAGTGCTGATGGTTCATCCGCCGTGTTACGCGTTGCTTGAACAGCGCCAGCAGCCGGCGTTGATCAACCTGACGGTGGCGGAGCGTTGGCTGCGCCAGGCGCAACTTAACCCGCCGGCGGAAGGGCTGCGGCCGCAACCGCTGCTGATCCCAGTCAAGCTGACGTTGGACAAGCGCGAAGCGGCGGCCATCGCGCGGCATCAGGCGCTGTTGGCGGCGATGGGGCTGGATCTGCAGACGGATCACGGCCGTGTGACGCTGCGCGCAGTGCCTTTACCATTACGCCAACAAAATTTACAAAAACTGATACCCGAACTGTTAGGCTATCTGGCCGAACATCAGGAGATGTCGCCCGCGGTGCTGGCCACCTGGCTCGCTCGCCGCCTTGGCAGCGAACATGAACAGTGGAACACCTCGCAAGCGATACAATTGCTGACCGACGTTGAACGACTTTGCCCGCAGCTGGTCAAATCGCCACCGAGCGGACTTTTACAACCCGTTGATTTACAGGCTGCACTGGCGGCCCTCAAGCATGACTGA
- the hflK gene encoding FtsH protease activity modulator HflK has product MAWNQPGNNGQDRDPWGSSNNNGGNSGGNNKGGRDQGPPDLDDIFRKLSKKLSGFGGGKGSNSNSGGTGTSGPGFSGRIIGIAAVAVVVIWAASGFYTIKEAERGVVTRFGKFSHLVQPGLNWKPTFIDDVRPVNVESVRELAASGVMLTSDENVVRVEMNVQYRVTNPEAYLFSVVNADDSLSQATDSALRGVIGKYSMDRILTEGRTVVRNDTQRMLEETIRPYNMGITLLDVNFQAARPPEEVKASFDDAIAARENEQQYIREAEAYANEVQPRANGQAQRLLEDSKAYKDRTVLEAQGEVARFAKLLPEYKSAPQITRERLYIETMEKVLGHTRKVLVSDKGNNLMVLPLDQMLRGQGAAPESGNKDTSLIRLNPNSAPAANSSAPRTSGGSIMDQRRANAQRDDTTRVGRE; this is encoded by the coding sequence ATGGCGTGGAATCAGCCCGGTAATAACGGACAGGACCGCGACCCGTGGGGGAGCAGCAATAACAATGGCGGCAACTCTGGCGGTAACAACAAAGGCGGTCGTGATCAAGGGCCACCTGATTTGGACGATATCTTCCGCAAACTGAGCAAGAAATTGAGCGGTTTCGGCGGGGGCAAAGGCTCCAACAGCAATAGCGGCGGCACCGGCACCTCTGGTCCGGGCTTCAGCGGCCGCATTATCGGTATCGCGGCGGTTGCCGTGGTGGTGATTTGGGCCGCCAGCGGCTTCTACACCATCAAGGAAGCCGAGCGCGGCGTCGTGACGCGTTTCGGCAAGTTCAGCCACCTGGTGCAGCCGGGCCTGAACTGGAAGCCGACCTTCATCGACGACGTGCGTCCGGTGAACGTGGAATCCGTGCGCGAGCTGGCGGCATCCGGCGTGATGCTGACCTCCGATGAAAACGTGGTGCGCGTGGAAATGAACGTGCAGTACCGCGTGACCAACCCGGAAGCGTACCTGTTCAGCGTCGTCAATGCCGACGACAGCCTGAGCCAGGCGACCGACAGCGCCCTGCGTGGCGTGATCGGCAAATACTCGATGGATCGCATCCTGACCGAAGGCCGTACCGTGGTGCGTAACGATACGCAGCGCATGCTGGAAGAGACCATTCGTCCTTACAACATGGGCATCACGCTGCTGGACGTCAACTTCCAGGCGGCGCGTCCACCGGAAGAGGTGAAGGCGTCGTTCGACGATGCGATCGCCGCGCGTGAGAACGAGCAGCAATACATCCGTGAAGCGGAAGCGTACGCCAACGAAGTTCAGCCGCGTGCGAACGGCCAGGCGCAGCGTCTGCTGGAAGACTCCAAGGCTTATAAAGACCGTACCGTCCTGGAAGCCCAGGGTGAGGTGGCGCGCTTTGCCAAACTGTTGCCGGAATACAAGTCCGCTCCGCAGATCACCCGCGAGCGTCTGTATATCGAAACCATGGAAAAAGTGCTGGGCCATACCCGTAAGGTGTTGGTGAGCGACAAAGGCAACAACCTGATGGTGTTGCCGCTGGATCAGATGCTGCGCGGCCAAGGCGCGGCGCCGGAGAGCGGTAATAAGGATACCAGCCTGATTCGCCTCAATCCGAATTCTGCGCCGGCTGCCAACAGCAGCGCTCCGCGCACCAGCGGCGGTTCGATTATGGATCAGCGCCGGGCGAATGCGCAGCGTGACGACACCACTCGCGTAGGGAGAGAGTAA
- the hflX gene encoding ribosome rescue GTPase HflX, with protein MFDRYEAGEQAVLVHIYFSQDKDTEDLNEFESLVSSAGVEALQVVTGSRKAPHPKYFVGEGKAEEIADAVKASGASVVLFDHSLSPAQERNLERLCECRVIDRTGLILDIFAQRARTHEGKLQVELAQLRHIATRLVRGWTHLERQKGGIGLRGPGETQLETDRRLLRDRISLILRRLGRVEKQREQGRRARTRADVPTVSLVGYTNAGKSTLFNRITSAEVYAADQLFATLDPTLRRIDVPDVGDTVLADTVGFIRHLPHDLVAAFKATLQETRQASLLLHVIDAADPRVDENIEAVNTVLAEIDSDEIPTLLVMNKIDMLDDFVPRIDRNDENLPIRVWLSAASGEGIPLLYQALTERLSGEIAHYELRLPPRAGRLRSRFYQLQAIEKEWNEEDGSIGVVVRMPIVEWRRLCKQEQDLIDFIV; from the coding sequence TTGTTTGACCGTTATGAAGCCGGTGAGCAGGCCGTACTGGTTCATATCTATTTCTCGCAAGACAAAGATACGGAAGACCTCAACGAGTTCGAATCGTTGGTTTCCTCAGCCGGTGTCGAAGCTTTGCAAGTGGTGACTGGTAGCCGCAAAGCCCCGCATCCGAAATACTTTGTCGGCGAAGGAAAGGCCGAAGAAATTGCAGATGCGGTGAAAGCCAGCGGCGCGTCTGTTGTCCTGTTTGATCATTCCCTTTCCCCGGCGCAGGAAAGAAACCTCGAGCGCCTGTGCGAATGCCGGGTGATCGATCGCACCGGGCTGATTTTAGACATTTTCGCCCAGCGTGCCCGTACCCATGAAGGTAAGCTGCAGGTGGAGCTGGCGCAGTTGCGCCACATCGCCACGCGTCTGGTGCGTGGCTGGACGCACCTGGAGCGGCAAAAAGGGGGGATTGGCCTGCGCGGGCCGGGGGAAACCCAGCTTGAGACCGACCGTCGCCTGTTACGCGATCGCATCAGCTTGATTCTGCGCCGCCTGGGGCGGGTAGAAAAGCAGCGTGAACAAGGCCGACGCGCGCGGACCCGCGCCGATGTGCCGACCGTATCGCTGGTGGGCTACACCAACGCCGGCAAATCCACCCTGTTTAACCGAATAACGTCTGCCGAGGTGTATGCGGCGGACCAGCTATTTGCCACCCTGGATCCTACGTTGCGGCGCATTGACGTGCCGGACGTGGGGGATACCGTGTTGGCGGATACCGTAGGCTTTATCCGGCACCTGCCGCACGATCTGGTGGCCGCCTTCAAGGCGACGCTGCAGGAAACGCGCCAGGCATCTCTGCTGCTGCACGTCATCGACGCGGCGGATCCGCGCGTCGATGAGAACATCGAAGCGGTGAACACCGTGCTGGCGGAGATCGACTCGGATGAAATCCCTACACTGTTAGTGATGAACAAAATAGATATGCTGGACGATTTTGTGCCGCGTATCGACCGCAACGACGAAAACTTGCCGATCCGGGTGTGGCTGTCCGCCGCCAGCGGAGAGGGTATTCCGTTGCTGTATCAGGCGTTGACGGAGCGCTTATCGGGGGAGATCGCGCATTACGAATTGCGCTTACCGCCACGGGCAGGCCGTCTTCGCAGCCGTTTTTACCAGCTTCAGGCGATTGAAAAAGAGTGGAACGAAGAGGACGGCAGCATTGGCGTGGTGGTGCGAATGCCGATCGTCGAATGGCGTCGTCTCTGCAAGCAAGAACAGGACCTGATTGACTTTATCGTATGA